The genome window GCGGATTTCGTCCCTTCATCTATCCTGATTCAGGGCCGAAATACGCCCGCTCCGGAGAAAATGTCAGCCCCTGCTTTCCGCTGCCTCCGGGGAATCTGAATCCTCGAAATACTTTAATGTATGGTGCCTCTGCCGCTTGGTATACCAAGCGGGGCGGTTAAAATTTTCGCCTTCCTTGACCTTGAACAAAATTGAACGTTTTTCAAAGGTCTCACTTTGATCCTGCCTTGGCATCACCGGCATAGCGAAGAATATCTTGGACCATGAGCCGCCCCTCCCAAAAAATATCTGCCCTGATCAGCGCCTTTTCCTTTTCAATCGAGCACGGATGTGCCTGACCCTGGCCCGGGTGTTGATAAGATAAGCGGCTTCCGGCTGCTTTGGATAGGGGAGATCCTCCCATTGAAGGGCCTTGATCCGGGTAACCGTTTCCTCTACATCTCCTCCAGTTTCCATGAGCATCTTTTCCACCTCATCTGCAAACAACTCGGCCTCCCTCAAAGAACGCTTCAGGTAGTCCATGGCGTCAGGACCCGTGAAAATCGATTCGTGAGCCAGGCACAGGATCTCAGGCTTCAACCGGATGAGGTTCTTCAGGGAGTTCAAATAGGCATCGAAATCCACGAGGAATTCAGTGATAATCCGGCCTCCGTGTTCGCACCCCACCGCCTCCGAGGCGATAAGGATCCTTCTCTCAGGAATCCAGTAACTGGTGTGTTCCCGGGTATGGCCTGGGGTGGGGACGGCCTCTACATGGCAGTCTTTCGAAAGCTCGATCCTTTCGGGAGGATTCAAGGGTAAATCCAGCACGAAAGACCTGAAAGGACAAGGACTATCCAGGGACACGCCCCAATGCTCGAGGTCCCTTGCCGCCTTTCGATTCAAGGACTCCACGAGCTCAAGGGCCTTTGGACGGCGCAAGGTCTCTTTGATTGCAGACGGACCGGCTACGATCATGTTCGGCCAGACAGACTTGTAGTAACCGGCAGCCCCCAGATGATCCCAGTGGGCATGGGTGAGAAAGAGACGAGTAAGGGGGCGTCCCCCCAGCACGGCCTTGATCTCCTTCACGTAAAGGGGGCCGAGTGCGGCAAAACCTGCATCAAAAAGGACGGGGCGGGGGCCGTCCAGGAGGTATACCGGTACGGCCGCCACCCCGAGGGCATAAAATCCTCTTGCTATCTCTCCTGTCCCGTGGATTTTCATTTTTCCATGTACCTCTCTCCCACCGCTCTTTCTCCCTCCCCGTGAACCAGGTCGATGACACTCACTTCCGGCGGAGCGAGAAATCGCATCATGGGACCCCAGGTCCCCGCCCCCCGACTTACGTAAAGAAAGCTTCCATTGGAAAGGGGAATGAATCCGGCATCAATGGGATAGAAAAGCTTGACGATGAGAGAAAAGGGGAAGATCTGTCCCTTATGAGTATGACCGGATAGTTGAAGATCAAAAAGCCCGATGGATGCCTGGTTCACCGAAGGTCGATGCTTCAACAGCACCGTAAAACAACCCCCAGGAACTCTTGAAAGAAGGTCCTCCTCGGAAACAACCTCTCCCTTTAGGCCGAATTGACGCCTCGCCGGGTCGTCCGCGCCCGCTATACAGATCATCCCGGGGATGACCACGGTTTTATCCCGAAGCACCTTGAATCCCGCCTTTTCGGTGAACGCTATCGACCGCTCCACCCCCGCATAATATTCATGGTTGCCAAGGACCGCGAATTTTCCGTATCGTGCCGGGACGCGCCCGAACATGTCGATCATGTTCGAGATGTCGTCAACCTGACCGTCCAGGAGATCCCCGGTGGAGACGAGTATATCAGGGTTCGCTGACATCACTTTCCCAAGAATCCTTTTAAGGCGTCTTTCCCTGACCATCAGGCCCAGGTGGATATCGGAAACCTGGACAATCCGGAGCCGGTCCAGGTGAGCGGGGATCTTCGGGCTCTGGATCGTGACCCTTTCGGTTCGAATGGCAGCGGCCTCGTAATGGGCGTACAGGCCGACCGGGATCGATACTGCAAGGGCCCAAAAAAAGGAGCCTTTCGGGGAAAGGGTCCACCACCCATGATCGTATTGAAAAAAACCATGTCCAACCCAAGCGATTAACCGCCAGAGATCCAAGAGCACCGAGGTACAAAAAAAGAGGAACAGGAAACCCATCCAGGTGTACCCGAGCCAGGCCAACAGTTTCGGGCCGGTTTCCATCCCCATTCTTTCAAGGATCCGAACGATAACGGGGGAAAAAACCATCAACCCCATAAAAAGGGCAAGGGTAAGAGACGCCCCCTTCCCCATGTCCAAGGCCGATTTCACCTTCAGATAGGCATAGAAGTGCACTGACCCGAAAAGGGCAGCGAAGACCAAGATAATGACAATCCATCTCATAGGCCGGGCCTCTCTTTCCTCAAGGGCTGGGGAGCATCTCCAACCCTCATACGATCGCCGCAGCCCGCAACAGGGGATGGATCACCTCATCCATCAGATTGATCCCCATCAGGCACCTGCATTTCCCGCACGAAGCACAGGTTTCAAGCCCCAGTTTCACCGCCCATGAAAGAGCATCCTCCGCGAGCCCCGGCGGGCCTTCCCGATCTTCCATAATCCTCCGCAGCCGCAGGAAAGTATGGGGATCGCCCCGGGGATGGTGATCAGTTTTCAAACGGTCGGCCTGCTCGGGAAGGAGGGAATTGGAGGGCCGGACGCCTGTACTCTCTCCCTGGAGAGGACACCCATTAAGGCAGGCGTAACAGGCGATACATCGGGTAAGACTCACAAAAGACGCCGATGGAGAGGAGGACGGCCCTCCGCCCCCCCTTGCCGGGCCTCTCCCAAGTCCCCGGAGTTTTTCTTCTATTCCCGAACGGTCCACGACAAAATCCCGTATCAAGGGAAGGGCCCGAAGGGGACCCAGGGTGTCTCCGTCTTTCACCTCACTCCTGCAGGCCAGGGCCGCCCTTCCGTTGATCTCAAGGGTGCACAGCCCGCACCTCTGGTTTCTGCAGCCATAGCGAAAGGAAAGGTCGTGAAACAGCTCCTCCTTTGCCCGCTTGAGCACGTCCAATGCCGTTGGTCGCTCACCGGCTTGAAGGGTGTACCAGTATGCCACCCTTTTTTGAGCCACGGGTTCCGGACCTCCACGACCGCGGAGCAGAAATACCTCCATGAAAGGTTTTTCCATATCCTGAGCCTTCATTTGCCGCTGAGCCATTTCCCGTAAGTTCCAAGGAGAATCCTCTCCCGGAGGGGAAAGGGGAGGGCATGAAGAAAACCCGTTCCGAGACGAAGACCCAGCACGCGATACCGGTCCTTCAGACGAGCCGTCCAAGGGCTGGGTTCGCGGAGTATGGTTCCCATGGTCCACTTCCCTCCCTTCCAGGCGGCCCGTATCGAGTAAGGCGGGCGGCGTACCTCCCTTTTTTTCCGCCTTCCATCCACGCGCAAGTGGGCCCCCAGGCTCTCTTTCCGGAGAAAGGCCGACCGGGCCACGACCTCGGATGAAAAGAGCATATTTTCCAACTCGATCCAATCGATGAAATCCTGGTTCCAGAGGGTTTCGGCAGAAACCGCTGAATCGGAAAGGCCACGGCGGATGATCTCTTTTGTTTTCAGGAACTCTTCCAACCCCGCTCCTGTCCGGGCCGGTCCCAGGCACTCCCATGCGGCCTTCTGAAGCCTGCCCGTCAAGGCACCGGGGACATGTCCTCCCTTTTGCCCCAGCCGTCTCAGGTATGGCGCGGCGACCTCCCGCCATAGGTCCCGGAAAACCGCGGGATCGGCGTTCTTTGAGCCCCGCGCATGACGCGCCGCCTCCCTTCCCGCCCGGATTCCGAAAATAATGCACTCCGCAAGGGAATTTCCGGCCAACCGATCACCGCCGTGGAGTCCACCTGCTGCCTGCCCGGCCGCGAACAGGCCTTCAGGCGCCCCTTCGCCGACACACTTTCCCCTGCTGTCCACGAGGATCCCTCCCATGCAGTAATGGGCGCTGGGTTGGACCTCCCAGGGTTCCTCCAGCCTAGCCGCCCGCTCTCCCATGGCCCTTCGCACAAGAGAGATTTGCTTCCCCATCCTTTCGGCGAAGATCCTATAGTAAAGTCCTCCCGACTCACCTCTCACATTCTGCCGGAGATCAAGAAGACAACCGTCGCGCTCCGTGCCCCGCCCAGAGGAAACGGCCCTTGCCATAACTCCGGCCACTTCGGCACGGGTCCGGTGCATCAGGCCGGAGAGCAGAACCTTTCCGTCCTTGTCTCTCAGGACCCCAAAAGGCCCCGCGGAAGCAGGTTCACCCACAAAGAGTCCCTTTAAGGAACCCGGTCCCACCAGGGCGAATGGGATGAATTGAATCTGTTCCATGTCGACGAGAGAGGCCCCTGCCCTTGCGGCGATCGCGTATCCATCGCCCGTGTTCCCCCTCATGTTGTCTGTGTTGGGGGAAAACAATGTCCCAAGCCCCCCTGTGGCCAGGATCACGGCGCGGCTGCGCAGGGCAAGAAAACAGCCGCTGGCCGCGTGGTACACCAGACCGCCCGCGATGTGCCGCTTCCCTCCCCTTTCTTCGATAATCAGATCCAGGAACCAAGCGTCCTGCAACAATTCATAGCCCCCTGCCGGATAGGTCTCCCGAAAGGCGTGAAAAAAGGACAAACCTCCCTGGGGATGGGGAATCGCCCGGGCACGGTCATGTCCGCCCATGGGGACGGGATACGGCAGCGGTCCGCTTCCATCCACCTTCATATAGGGCCGAAGACCATGACAAAGCAGCCATAGGTATCCTTCCCTCGAGTCCAGGGCAAAGGCCCGCACGATCTCTTCCTCTGCCAGGTCCCGGCCCTTCAATCTCATGTTGGAGGCGAGGATCTCCTCGGAGTCGTCCGCGCTGCCGCTTCCAAGGACCGTTATCCCACCCTCGGATATCTTTGTATCCCCGCACCCGATGGGATCCTTGGACACCACCAGCACAGAGACTCCCTCGGCCCCGGAGGCCGCTGTCAGCGCCGCACCCCCGCCACCCACTACCAGGACGTCGTATTGCCTTTCGGTAACCTGCATGTCCAACGAGTCTTCCCGGAGGCCCATATAGATCCTTCCCCCCTCCTCGACGTTAGAAGGATCAGACTTCCTTCTCCTTCAATTTTTCAAGGGACTCGTTCGGTCCGAGGAGAATCATGATATCGCTGTCTTTCAGGACGAAATGACCGGTAGGGATCATGTTTAAACGGTCCGGGATCACTTCCTTGATTGCAACCACCTGGACCCCGTAACGATTGATGAGGTTCAATTCTTTCAATGCCTTTCCGATGAAGCCCTTGGGAGGTATCAACTCCACCAGGCTATATCCTTCCACAAGGGGCAGAAAGTCCAGGAGATTGGGATTATGAAGTCTCTCAGCCAGGGTTATTGCGGTATCTTTTTCAGGGAAAAGGACCTCCGTTACACCGATTCTCTCAAGGATCCTTCCATGGGGTTCTGAAATCGCCTTGGCCAGGACCTTCTCCACTCCCATTTCCTTTAGGTTCAAGGTGACCAGGATGGATGCGTCCAGGGACGAACCGATACAAACCACAACGGCATCCATGCTCCTGATTCCCAGCGATTCCAGGGCTTTTCGGTCCGTTGCGTCCGCAACCACGGCCTGAGTCACCCCGTCCTTGATCTCCTGGACCCTGTCCTGATCTTTATCTATGGCCAGGACCTCGTGATCCTTGTGATAGAGGTGGGTTGCCAGGTAATATCCGAAATTTCCGAGTCCTATAATGGTGAATTGTCCCATGACTGACCTCATCCTACCATGATGCCCTCTTCCGCGTACCGGAACCTGGCCACCATGCGGCGGCTGACGGCCGCGGCCACCACCAAGGGCCCCAGTCGTCCGACGAACATGATCAGGGTAATTATGAATTTTCCCCAGGAGGAAAGCGTCCCGGTCACCCCCGTGCTCAATCCCACCGTGCCGAAAGCGCTTACCACCTCAAAAAAGAATTCCAGGAAGCTGCCCCTGCTCGCCAGGTGGGAAACCCCTCCAAGTTCCGTCATCAGCAGGAGCAGGGTCCCCGCGAAAACCACCAACATGCTTATCATGACAATGCTGACTGTCTTGCTGATGCTGATTTCGGAAACGGTTCGGCCGAAGACATTCGGGTATTCGTGTCCCCGGAGCCGTGACATCCCCAACACCAACAGGGTGGAAAAAGTGGTGGTTTTAATTCCACCCCCGCAGGAGCCGGGAGACGCCCCGATGAACATGAGCAGAATCAGGAGAAACAGAGTCTCGTTTGCCATGTTCCCCACGGGCAAGGTATTGAATCCAGCCGTCCTGGCGGTTACAGACTGGAAAAAAGCGGCCAGGATCTTGGCGGGTGAAGAGAGGGAGGCCAGGGTATTGCGGTACTCCATGAGCAGGATCAGGAGGGTCCCGGACAAAAGGAGCAAAAACGTAGTCGATAAAACCATCTTCGAGTGCAGGTTCAGGCGGGACCATTTCCGGCGCTTGTAAGAAAAGCCATGCCGGAGGTCGGAGAGGACCGGAAACCCGATCCCGCCGGATATGATCAGGAAACAGATGAGCAGATTCAGGGCCCAATCCTCCCGATACCGGAGGAAGCTGTCCGGGAAAAGGGAAAATCCTGCGTTGCAGAAGGCACTGATAGTGTGGAAAACCGATGAGTAAAGGGCACTCTCCGCTCCCCGTTCATGCAGGAAGAGGAAAAACATCAAAATCGTTCCCGCCCCTTCGATGGCTAAGGTAAAAAGAACCACGTCCCTTATGATGGAGGGGAGAGTGCGATCCCTGGAATAGGTAAAGGTATCCTGGACGACAGCCTGCCCCGAGAGGCCCGGACGCCTGCCGGCGATCAGGAGAAGCAGGGTCGAAACGGTCATGAAGCCCAGTCCCCCGATCTGGATCAAGACGAGAAGGATGATCTGGCCAAGGCGAGTAAAGGTGCCTCCGGTATCCACTACGGTCAGGCCCGTCACGCAAACAGCGGATGTGGAGGTAAACAGGGCATCGATGAAACCTATTCCCCCCTCACGGGTGGCCCAGGGGAGCATGAGCAAATCAGCTCCGACAAAAATAAGGGTAGCAAACCCTACCAGGGTCAAGCGGGCCGGGCTTGAAAGGAGGGACTGTATGAACCGTTTCCTGTTGTTGCCTGTGGATTCGATGGCAGCCACCCTCGCGGCACTCGAGCCTTCCCATGGGACCGAGGTCCGCCTCGGACTTATTCCCGAGGCTTGATCTCGACTTGCTCAAAGGGTATTCCGATCCAGGGGTCGGCGGGGAGCAGGCTTCAGGGGAAAAAGCACCCGGGACTCCCATTGCAGTTAACATAGGACAGGCAAAAGGAAAACGTCAAGGTTCATTTCATTCCAGGCTTTCCCTTGGGAACAAAGAAAACCACGGGTTGATTTTGATGCCCCAATCCGGGAATGGGAGAAGATCCCTCGCCTGCAAGCAAAGACTTTAACCCAAATTATGCGTGAATGCCTGCCCGCCAGAATTATGGGGGGAAAGGGGAACGTTGGCTTAGATCGAAGGGGCATGGGGATCTTTTCCTCGTTCCCGAGTCTCACGGCCTGGTTATTTCAAGGGGTTAGTGACGGGGGAGTCTTGCCCCCTCCGCCGATCTCCCGCTTTTACAAGCGGGAGCCGGGGTTTCCCCCATCCCTAACCCCTTGAAATAACGAAGGTTTACCTGCTGCTGTCTGGCAGGCCTCCCAACAGGTCACTTCCGAAAAGATCCCCATGCCCCTTCTCCCGGTGGTGCAGGCAATGGTTTTCAGGTGAAATACTTACTCCAGAAAGGGCCGGGGAAAAGGTCCATTGTCATTCACTAAAGAGAGTCAGTTACGGTTGAAATTCCCGATTACCGAGGCTTGATGTTTTCAGTCTGTTTCTCCTTGGAAGGATGGTTTGAGCAGGGGCCGATGGCTCCTTTTCTGAAGTGACTGGCGGGATTATCAGTGGGGGAAGCCGCAGCTCACGCTCTTCTTAGAGCGGGAGAATGCGGAGGGGGCAGGTGTCCCCCGCTGATAAGCCGCTGAAAACACCAGCCCGGGAGCCTCCGAACGACATCCCTTTACCCTTCGCCCATTGGATGCTGTCAGAATGCTTCAACATATTGCAACATTGCTGTCTAGAATAGAATTGTTTTGCTATTCATTAATAATAAAATCAGATAGATAGTCATACATAACGGTTTCTTTCAAATTCAGGTTTTTTGCAGGCCAGCAGAAAGCAGAGGCTGCTACGCCGTCCATGGCTCCGCTCACTGCGGATTTCGGCCCTTCATCTGTCCTGATTCAGGGCCGAAATACGCCCGCTCCGGAGAAAATCCGAAGCCTCTGCTTGGAGCGACAAATCCTATTTTGGACAATAGTGATATTGCAATAAAAATCAATTTCATTATTAACGCATAATGTGGGTTTAATTGGATCGTTTTTTGAGTAGGGCTCAAGGATTCAAGGGGTCCAGGACTCGAGTGAGAAATCGGGATTTAAGGAAAAATGATTTTCACTTGCCCCTTGGGGACCCCTTGACCCCTGAAACTATCGGCTTCAGCCGACAGTAGTTTACTTTCCTGGTCCTAGGACCGAAGCGGCCACATTACACTCAAGGGTTCTCTTGGGAAACGACATTAACCTGTGCTATGATAACTCCAAAGCGAATACCATGTCCGATCTCTCCTATATTTACGACCTCGACGACCATCCCCCGCTCCGTTACGCCTTGCTATACGGCCTTCAGTGGGCTTTCGTGGTGTTTCCGGCCTTTATCATCACGGCCGCCTTGGTTGCTCCTCCACTTGGATTAGGACCCGAAAGCACAATCCGCTTCCTCCAGCTCACCCTTTTTGTTTCGGGTCTCTTCACCATCATTCAGACCCTTTGGGGACACCGCTTTCCCCTCGTGGAAGGCCCTTCCACGGCCTTGGTCCTCACCTT of Deltaproteobacteria bacterium contains these proteins:
- a CDS encoding MBL fold metallo-hydrolase, coding for MKIHGTGEIARGFYALGVAAVPVYLLDGPRPVLFDAGFAALGPLYVKEIKAVLGGRPLTRLFLTHAHWDHLGAAGYYKSVWPNMIVAGPSAIKETLRRPKALELVESLNRKAARDLEHWGVSLDSPCPFRSFVLDLPLNPPERIELSKDCHVEAVPTPGHTREHTSYWIPERRILIASEAVGCEHGGRIITEFLVDFDAYLNSLKNLIRLKPEILCLAHESIFTGPDAMDYLKRSLREAELFADEVEKMLMETGGDVEETVTRIKALQWEDLPYPKQPEAAYLINTRARVRHIRARLKRKRR
- a CDS encoding metallophosphoesterase codes for the protein MRWIVIILVFAALFGSVHFYAYLKVKSALDMGKGASLTLALFMGLMVFSPVIVRILERMGMETGPKLLAWLGYTWMGFLFLFFCTSVLLDLWRLIAWVGHGFFQYDHGWWTLSPKGSFFWALAVSIPVGLYAHYEAAAIRTERVTIQSPKIPAHLDRLRIVQVSDIHLGLMVRERRLKRILGKVMSANPDILVSTGDLLDGQVDDISNMIDMFGRVPARYGKFAVLGNHEYYAGVERSIAFTEKAGFKVLRDKTVVIPGMICIAGADDPARRQFGLKGEVVSEEDLLSRVPGGCFTVLLKHRPSVNQASIGLFDLQLSGHTHKGQIFPFSLIVKLFYPIDAGFIPLSNGSFLYVSRGAGTWGPMMRFLAPPEVSVIDLVHGEGERAVGERYMEK
- a CDS encoding FAD-binding protein, whose translation is MGLREDSLDMQVTERQYDVLVVGGGGAALTAASGAEGVSVLVVSKDPIGCGDTKISEGGITVLGSGSADDSEEILASNMRLKGRDLAEEEIVRAFALDSREGYLWLLCHGLRPYMKVDGSGPLPYPVPMGGHDRARAIPHPQGGLSFFHAFRETYPAGGYELLQDAWFLDLIIEERGGKRHIAGGLVYHAASGCFLALRSRAVILATGGLGTLFSPNTDNMRGNTGDGYAIAARAGASLVDMEQIQFIPFALVGPGSLKGLFVGEPASAGPFGVLRDKDGKVLLSGLMHRTRAEVAGVMARAVSSGRGTERDGCLLDLRQNVRGESGGLYYRIFAERMGKQISLVRRAMGERAARLEEPWEVQPSAHYCMGGILVDSRGKCVGEGAPEGLFAAGQAAGGLHGGDRLAGNSLAECIIFGIRAGREAARHARGSKNADPAVFRDLWREVAAPYLRRLGQKGGHVPGALTGRLQKAAWECLGPARTGAGLEEFLKTKEIIRRGLSDSAVSAETLWNQDFIDWIELENMLFSSEVVARSAFLRKESLGAHLRVDGRRKKREVRRPPYSIRAAWKGGKWTMGTILREPSPWTARLKDRYRVLGLRLGTGFLHALPFPLRERILLGTYGKWLSGK
- a CDS encoding TrkA family potassium uptake protein, yielding MRSVMGQFTIIGLGNFGYYLATHLYHKDHEVLAIDKDQDRVQEIKDGVTQAVVADATDRKALESLGIRSMDAVVVCIGSSLDASILVTLNLKEMGVEKVLAKAISEPHGRILERIGVTEVLFPEKDTAITLAERLHNPNLLDFLPLVEGYSLVELIPPKGFIGKALKELNLINRYGVQVVAIKEVIPDRLNMIPTGHFVLKDSDIMILLGPNESLEKLKEKEV